The following coding sequences are from one Parafrankia discariae window:
- a CDS encoding GntR family transcriptional regulator yields MPRQPAVAEQLAATLRGQIAAGQPPPGTWLPSLAALAEQHQVAQSTVTRALRLLAVAGLLDLVEGRGARVRGAVDPAGNWDGSAVEVPGLPGEPYTRGDTVALAAGVDLAARLGVAVGTVVPAWQGSRGQLLDVVEEPGELLTIATVPDLAGRVALDGGPRALAAALVAAGLSLRWEDTISGWAPSPEERARLDLDRAPVPPVLVWRRGYDGAGRVVLVVRRLVRTDRVPLVYQYG; encoded by the coding sequence GTGCCCCGCCAGCCGGCAGTTGCCGAGCAGCTCGCCGCGACGCTCCGCGGGCAGATCGCCGCCGGCCAGCCCCCGCCCGGGACGTGGCTGCCGTCGCTGGCGGCCCTCGCCGAGCAGCACCAGGTGGCACAGAGCACGGTCACCAGGGCGCTACGCCTGCTCGCCGTCGCTGGGCTCCTCGACCTGGTCGAGGGGCGCGGCGCGCGGGTCCGCGGTGCGGTCGACCCGGCGGGTAACTGGGACGGGTCGGCGGTCGAGGTGCCTGGCCTGCCCGGTGAGCCGTACACCCGCGGTGACACGGTCGCCCTGGCGGCCGGCGTCGACCTCGCGGCACGGCTCGGGGTCGCGGTCGGCACGGTCGTGCCCGCGTGGCAGGGCTCCCGCGGCCAGCTCTTGGACGTCGTCGAGGAGCCCGGCGAGCTGCTGACCATCGCGACGGTGCCAGACCTGGCCGGCCGGGTAGCGCTCGACGGCGGGCCGCGGGCGCTCGCCGCCGCGCTGGTCGCGGCCGGGTTGTCGCTGCGGTGGGAAGACACGATCAGCGGGTGGGCGCCGTCTCCGGAGGAGCGTGCCCGCCTCGACCTGGACCGGGCTCCGGTGCCGCCGGTGCTGGTGTGGCGGCGTGGCTATGACGGGGCGGGCCGGGTGGTGCTGGTGGTCCGCCGGCTGGTGCGGACGGACCGGGTGCCGCTGGTGTACCAGTACGGCTGA
- a CDS encoding helix-turn-helix domain-containing protein has protein sequence MAIMPSATQTRHAPRGVSYTTHTVRRAGGAARPGTTPTRWALRHPAQLDPSARCVLALLADHADANGRGAVITGGAIAETLGLKIRAVRTILADLRAAGLISAGDQKLVEDLPANRRPSVWDLGMGISTAGAQ, from the coding sequence ATGGCAATCATGCCTTCGGCTACGCAGACGCGCCACGCGCCGCGCGGGGTGAGCTACACCACCCACACCGTCCGCCGGGCGGGCGGCGCCGCCCGGCCGGGCACTACCCCCACGCGCTGGGCGCTGCGCCACCCGGCGCAGCTCGACCCGTCCGCGCGCTGCGTCCTCGCCCTGCTCGCCGACCACGCCGACGCCAACGGCCGCGGCGCCGTCATCACCGGCGGCGCGATCGCCGAGACGTTGGGGCTGAAGATCCGCGCGGTGCGGACCATCCTCGCGGACCTCCGCGCCGCCGGCCTGATCTCGGCCGGCGATCAGAAGCTGGTCGAGGATCTGCCGGCGAACCGGCGTCCGTCCGTGTGGGACCTGGGCATGGGCATCAGCACAGCCGGTGCGCAGTGA
- a CDS encoding DUF6283 family protein — translation MAEPLTPCGTCPWRRSSTVGGADIPRFDLELMRGLVSTVGPGDDFRPIMACHHSTEGAETACRGYIAVEGFSNIRVRFANSTGRIPAAAIRDACDGLDLWPSFAEMLAAYEAAAGQPQIAGQR, via the coding sequence ATGGCTGAGCCGCTCACCCCGTGCGGGACCTGCCCGTGGCGCCGGTCGAGCACCGTCGGCGGCGCGGACATCCCCCGGTTCGACCTGGAGCTGATGCGCGGCCTGGTCAGCACCGTCGGGCCCGGCGACGACTTCCGGCCGATCATGGCCTGCCATCACTCCACCGAGGGCGCCGAGACTGCGTGCCGCGGCTACATCGCCGTCGAGGGCTTCTCCAACATCCGGGTCAGGTTCGCGAACTCGACCGGCCGCATCCCAGCCGCCGCGATCCGGGACGCCTGCGACGGCCTCGACCTGTGGCCCTCCTTCGCCGAGATGCTCGCCGCCTACGAGGCCGCCGCCGGCCAGCCCCAGATAGCAGGCCAGCGGTGA
- a CDS encoding polysaccharide lyase family 7 protein, translating to MPEPAKVLDLSKWKLNVPVEEIDQIQQPALATYQSRDFSTYSQVVFTSTVTFNVRADGWVQPGASYPRSELREMNPGGTTNAAWNSASGTHVMEVTQRINHLPTVRPRLVCGQIHNTPDYLYLTVLDGTRLYAKFIDTEIGNLDTNYQPGTWFDHKVEVINGSLKIYHNGVLKATTTMNQTGCYFKAGCYLQSNLTYDLPAAYGEVEISALTITHS from the coding sequence ATGCCAGAGCCTGCCAAGGTGCTAGACCTCAGCAAATGGAAACTCAATGTTCCCGTCGAGGAGATAGACCAAATCCAGCAACCCGCGCTGGCAACGTATCAATCGCGGGACTTCTCGACCTACTCTCAGGTTGTTTTCACTTCCACTGTGACATTCAACGTGCGCGCCGACGGCTGGGTGCAGCCCGGCGCTAGCTACCCACGCTCTGAGCTGCGAGAGATGAACCCGGGTGGCACGACCAACGCGGCGTGGAACTCTGCCTCCGGCACGCACGTCATGGAGGTAACCCAGCGGATCAATCACCTGCCGACGGTCAGGCCGAGGCTAGTGTGTGGGCAAATCCACAACACGCCTGACTATCTGTATCTGACCGTCCTCGACGGGACCCGCCTCTACGCAAAATTCATCGACACCGAGATCGGTAATCTCGACACCAATTATCAACCAGGAACCTGGTTCGACCACAAGGTCGAGGTGATAAACGGAAGCCTGAAGATCTACCACAACGGAGTTCTCAAAGCAACAACCACAATGAATCAGACCGGCTGTTATTTCAAAGCCGGCTGCTATCTCCAGTCGAACTTGACCTACGATCTCCCGGCCGCGTACGGCGAGGTGGAGATCTCCGCACTGACCATCACCCACAGCTGA
- a CDS encoding RusA family crossover junction endodeoxyribonuclease, whose amino-acid sequence MTITAAGRPHPTWAGEGTQAGGLTPAESARLLANMFQTFAVSTLALEITAYGIPAAQGSKRHIGHGRLIEQSKAVRPWRAAVKAAAEEAMGSPWTPLDGPIRLDVLFTRRRPASAPKRRRAWAATSPDLDKYLRSTGDALTDARVWVDDGRVVAINTAKVLVGEPGALDQPGALIRVWRLHENIEHTHGRLIALDALASSVAALPGNGGCPRCGEMP is encoded by the coding sequence ATGACGATCACCGCCGCCGGCCGCCCGCATCCGACCTGGGCAGGCGAGGGGACCCAGGCTGGTGGCCTCACCCCCGCTGAGAGCGCTCGTCTCCTCGCGAACATGTTCCAGACCTTCGCCGTCTCAACCCTCGCCCTTGAGATCACTGCCTACGGCATCCCGGCCGCGCAGGGCAGCAAACGACACATCGGCCACGGCCGACTCATCGAGCAATCGAAGGCCGTCCGCCCGTGGCGCGCTGCCGTCAAGGCCGCCGCCGAGGAAGCGATGGGTAGCCCCTGGACACCACTCGACGGCCCCATCAGGTTGGACGTCCTGTTCACTCGGCGCCGCCCCGCCTCCGCGCCGAAACGGCGCCGGGCCTGGGCTGCGACGTCACCCGACCTGGACAAATATCTGCGCTCGACCGGCGACGCGCTGACCGACGCCAGGGTCTGGGTTGATGACGGGCGCGTCGTCGCGATCAACACGGCCAAAGTGCTGGTCGGCGAGCCGGGGGCACTCGACCAGCCGGGCGCGCTCATCAGGGTCTGGCGCCTCCACGAGAACATCGAGCACACCCACGGTCGGCTCATCGCCCTGGACGCTCTTGCCTCGTCTGTGGCGGCGCTCCCGGGCAACGGTGGGTGCCCGCGCTGCGGGGAGATGCCTTGA
- a CDS encoding WhiB family transcriptional regulator yields the protein MVGADSAEDGPYWQARGACLEYPTEWWEDADVAVSEVLPGRKGQRALGERAENRRRQTLALAVCAGCAVELECLVERAAAEPPSARSGTFGGMTHTQRSRRGAVAARVAELRAAREDRG from the coding sequence GTGGTGGGCGCTGATAGCGCGGAGGACGGGCCGTACTGGCAGGCGCGGGGGGCATGTCTGGAGTACCCGACGGAGTGGTGGGAAGACGCCGACGTTGCGGTGTCGGAGGTGCTGCCGGGCCGGAAGGGCCAGCGGGCCCTCGGTGAGCGGGCGGAGAACAGGCGACGGCAGACGCTGGCGTTGGCTGTGTGTGCTGGCTGCGCGGTGGAGTTGGAGTGCCTGGTCGAGCGGGCGGCGGCCGAGCCGCCGAGCGCCCGGTCGGGGACGTTCGGTGGGATGACGCACACGCAGCGGAGCCGGAGGGGGGCGGTGGCGGCGCGGGTTGCCGAGTTGCGGGCGGCGCGTGAAGACCGAGGCTAG
- a CDS encoding winged helix-turn-helix domain-containing protein — protein sequence MMDDDEPTKIFEKIVHDITSRIKSGELGPGDRLPSEADLMRDYGCSHQPVRNARRHLVEKLRLATSRQGSGWFVRGGPIDPAGPAAFLRHRIAELHNIAPAPARALQTVVDLLTAADEGGRKADPAELLGALAGAFPNAIGFDPDWAA from the coding sequence ATGATGGACGACGACGAGCCCACGAAGATCTTCGAGAAGATCGTTCACGACATAACGAGCCGCATCAAATCCGGGGAACTCGGACCCGGAGACCGGCTACCGTCCGAGGCCGACCTGATGAGGGACTACGGATGCTCACATCAGCCCGTGCGCAATGCCCGGCGGCACCTCGTCGAGAAACTGCGGCTCGCGACCAGCCGGCAGGGATCAGGCTGGTTCGTCCGTGGCGGCCCGATCGACCCCGCCGGCCCGGCGGCGTTCCTCCGGCACCGCATCGCGGAACTGCACAACATTGCCCCCGCCCCTGCTCGGGCGCTCCAGACGGTTGTGGACCTGCTGACTGCCGCGGACGAGGGCGGTCGGAAGGCCGACCCGGCGGAGCTGCTCGGGGCGCTGGCCGGCGCGTTCCCGAACGCCATCGGGTTCGATCCGGACTGGGCTGCCTGA
- a CDS encoding serine/threonine-protein kinase has protein sequence MNLPETVALLAIITELDARITVTPDPGDGRPHTAALWARLLADIPLHLADEAVMAHYRSTGPRITPGHIVEYVATVGDALPPTSDAAYRQIRRWLAWRGPTGSPRPHDTDREDGEGREPKVHPLTRRVADTLGLSWMETAPEGVVRAAWRAEYTQAADRSRQQVLSRPGGIDSARRQLAETGPAWEARALPRAADEKPRPADGRKALPAGPPVRLDTEEKRAAVAELRALLGRARPAARGEVRPVGGWRGLAGPIPEPVADGGVPDLERARQINALREWAAAQGEPLPGPNAATA, from the coding sequence GTGAACCTCCCCGAGACCGTCGCCCTCCTCGCGATCATCACCGAACTCGACGCGAGGATCACGGTCACGCCCGACCCCGGGGACGGCCGGCCGCACACCGCCGCGCTGTGGGCGCGGCTCCTCGCCGACATCCCCCTGCACCTCGCGGACGAGGCCGTGATGGCGCACTACCGGAGCACCGGGCCGCGCATCACCCCGGGCCACATCGTCGAGTACGTCGCGACGGTGGGGGACGCGCTGCCCCCGACGAGCGACGCCGCTTACCGGCAGATCCGCCGCTGGCTGGCCTGGCGGGGCCCGACGGGCAGCCCGCGGCCGCACGACACCGACCGCGAGGACGGCGAGGGGCGCGAGCCGAAGGTGCACCCCCTCACCCGCCGGGTCGCTGACACCCTGGGCCTGTCGTGGATGGAGACCGCCCCCGAGGGCGTGGTCCGCGCGGCCTGGCGCGCGGAGTACACCCAGGCGGCCGACCGGTCCCGGCAACAGGTGCTGAGCCGGCCGGGCGGGATCGACTCGGCGCGCCGGCAGCTCGCCGAGACGGGTCCGGCGTGGGAGGCACGGGCGTTGCCGCGAGCCGCCGACGAGAAGCCCCGCCCGGCCGATGGCCGGAAGGCGCTGCCGGCCGGGCCGCCGGTGCGGCTTGACACCGAGGAGAAGCGCGCCGCGGTCGCCGAACTCCGTGCGCTGCTGGGCCGGGCCCGGCCGGCGGCGCGCGGCGAGGTGCGCCCGGTGGGTGGGTGGCGGGGGCTGGCCGGCCCGATTCCTGAGCCGGTGGCGGACGGCGGGGTGCCGGACCTCGAGCGTGCGCGTCAGATCAACGCTCTCCGCGAGTGGGCGGCTGCGCAGGGCGAGCCCCTTCCGGGTCCGAACGCGGCGACAGCGTGA
- a CDS encoding DUF3307 domain-containing protein produces the protein MTAPASRPALLAALYAAFRAGHSAGDHLFQTDWQARGKAYGAPGWPKALAVHVAAVHAPIIATVAATIRTTGTRPRTGRLAAALAFNAITHAVLDTRTPLVGFMRRTGSAEFADLRLTDTSSRPAWAAGVYAADQAAHELCLFIAALIAASGQKEPRTR, from the coding sequence ATGACCGCCCCAGCCAGCCGCCCGGCGCTGCTCGCCGCGTTGTACGCAGCGTTCCGCGCCGGGCACAGCGCCGGTGACCACCTGTTCCAGACCGACTGGCAGGCCCGCGGCAAGGCGTACGGCGCCCCCGGCTGGCCAAAGGCGCTCGCCGTGCACGTCGCCGCCGTCCACGCCCCGATCATCGCCACCGTCGCCGCCACCATCCGCACCACCGGCACCCGGCCCCGAACCGGCCGGCTCGCCGCCGCGCTGGCGTTCAACGCGATCACCCACGCCGTGCTCGACACCCGCACCCCGCTCGTCGGGTTCATGCGCCGCACCGGCAGCGCGGAGTTCGCCGACCTCCGACTCACCGACACCAGCAGCCGGCCCGCGTGGGCAGCCGGCGTCTACGCCGCCGACCAGGCCGCCCACGAGCTGTGCCTGTTCATCGCCGCACTGATCGCCGCCAGCGGACAGAAGGAGCCCCGCACCCGATGA
- a CDS encoding YkgJ family cysteine cluster protein has product MSRHRQRRPPSVAEQLDAVYARVPDAGCKGLCQDGCHSMGMTRAEQQRIYRETGRRLPLKFADPERPCSALDQAGRCSVYQARPAVCRLFGSSEVLPCEHGCTPAGGLMPARNAAVVMLDVEQINKEQRR; this is encoded by the coding sequence ATGAGTCGCCACCGTCAGCGCCGGCCACCATCCGTCGCTGAGCAGCTCGACGCCGTATACGCGCGGGTCCCGGACGCCGGCTGCAAGGGCCTGTGCCAGGACGGCTGCCACAGCATGGGCATGACCCGCGCCGAACAGCAGCGGATCTACCGGGAGACCGGCCGCCGGCTCCCACTCAAGTTCGCCGACCCCGAACGGCCGTGCTCGGCGTTGGACCAGGCCGGCCGGTGCTCGGTCTACCAGGCCCGGCCGGCTGTGTGCCGGCTGTTCGGCTCCTCGGAGGTCTTGCCCTGTGAGCACGGCTGCACCCCAGCCGGCGGACTGATGCCCGCCAGGAACGCCGCCGTCGTGATGCTCGACGTCGAACAGATCAACAAGGAGCAGCGCCGATGA
- a CDS encoding glycoside hydrolase family 26 protein → MTDVQMRRAIFTLITVAITALVALTTYLGQNIAEGPGPDAPAPTPTTSPTSARPPATWLSGVYPEPVQNAANVTAFGTWRGDPTDIALTFVTRNQGWQHIVGSESFIWGNFRGWPGKLIISVPPWPENTGGTYTACARGDYDTQWRTFGTTLKTQNRAGSIIRIAWEANGNWFQWSATNPALYKTCWQHIAAAIKSTDSAAQMDWAINAHYSQNPPSHNPLDLYPGDTTVDIVSIDAYDHYPPSPSGVAFDTQCNAQGGACWLAAFARGHSKLFAVGEWGVVSGRGPDGGGDNPLYIEKMRKLFADNADILAYEVYFSDTDERNVKSDIWRVPQNPRSGAAYRELW, encoded by the coding sequence GTGACCGACGTCCAGATGCGCCGCGCTATCTTCACGCTGATCACCGTTGCGATCACGGCCCTCGTCGCGCTCACCACGTACCTCGGCCAGAACATCGCCGAGGGCCCCGGGCCCGACGCCCCCGCGCCGACGCCGACAACCAGCCCGACCAGCGCGCGACCACCCGCGACCTGGCTATCCGGCGTCTACCCCGAACCAGTCCAGAACGCTGCCAACGTCACCGCGTTCGGGACCTGGCGCGGAGACCCCACCGACATCGCGCTCACGTTCGTCACCCGCAACCAGGGCTGGCAACACATCGTCGGCAGCGAATCATTCATCTGGGGAAACTTCCGCGGCTGGCCCGGAAAACTCATCATCTCCGTACCACCCTGGCCCGAGAACACCGGCGGAACCTACACAGCCTGCGCGCGCGGCGACTACGACACCCAATGGCGCACCTTCGGGACCACCCTGAAAACCCAGAACCGGGCCGGGTCCATAATCCGGATCGCGTGGGAAGCGAACGGGAACTGGTTCCAGTGGTCAGCGACCAACCCAGCCCTGTACAAAACCTGCTGGCAGCACATTGCAGCGGCGATCAAATCAACGGACTCCGCCGCGCAGATGGACTGGGCGATCAACGCCCACTACTCGCAGAACCCCCCGAGCCACAACCCGCTCGACCTCTACCCCGGTGACACAACGGTCGACATCGTCAGCATCGACGCCTACGACCACTACCCGCCGTCACCATCCGGTGTCGCCTTCGACACCCAGTGCAACGCCCAGGGTGGTGCCTGCTGGCTCGCCGCGTTCGCCCGCGGCCACAGCAAGCTGTTCGCCGTAGGGGAGTGGGGTGTCGTGTCCGGCCGGGGACCCGACGGCGGTGGAGATAACCCGCTCTACATCGAGAAGATGCGCAAGCTATTCGCCGACAACGCTGACATCCTCGCCTACGAGGTGTATTTCTCCGACACCGACGAACGCAATGTCAAATCAGATATTTGGCGTGTCCCTCAGAACCCGCGCTCCGGCGCCGCGTACCGGGAGCTTTGGTGA
- a CDS encoding HNH endonuclease, with protein sequence MGDLPFGAVLAVFTAAGWLVHGGAALAEGRVTLAGVVLVAVALAPTAGRVDRRIERHRFARTLRAHGYRSHQEYIRGPQWRARRARWLRELGRRPCRVCARPWQAGGGQFHAHHLDYAQAGGGTEPDRDLMPICYRCHTTVHRWDRWLRGAGVTLRAATWIVVGSRWPVRAVRRYWHQQEDRQPEVWP encoded by the coding sequence GTGGGTGACCTGCCCTTCGGCGCCGTGCTCGCCGTCTTCACCGCCGCCGGCTGGCTCGTCCACGGAGGGGCTGCGCTCGCCGAAGGGCGGGTCACCCTGGCTGGGGTGGTCCTCGTCGCCGTCGCCCTGGCCCCCACCGCCGGCCGGGTCGACAGGCGGATCGAGCGGCACCGGTTCGCCCGGACCCTGCGCGCGCACGGCTACCGCTCCCACCAGGAGTACATCCGCGGCCCGCAGTGGCGGGCCCGCCGAGCACGCTGGCTACGTGAGCTCGGCCGCCGGCCGTGCCGGGTCTGCGCCCGACCCTGGCAGGCCGGCGGCGGGCAGTTCCACGCCCACCACCTCGACTACGCGCAGGCCGGCGGCGGCACCGAACCGGACCGGGACCTGATGCCGATCTGCTACCGCTGCCACACCACGGTGCACCGGTGGGACCGGTGGCTCCGCGGAGCAGGAGTGACACTGCGCGCCGCGACGTGGATCGTGGTCGGTTCGCGCTGGCCAGTGCGCGCGGTCCGGCGATACTGGCACCAGCAGGAAGATCGCCAACCGGAGGTGTGGCCGTGA
- a CDS encoding zinc-binding metallopeptidase family protein: MTAPPVIHPSRLPWLTALDYTGRAGHDEEMRRSTAYRRAMRRDPQVMGAIAERLGADPCLTVADVRSAFTAAGVELEPGEDHLVVDTFDEIRIPLVARFTADLAIQRAERTRDRWTGTRRQHAAWRKARWIGGAL; encoded by the coding sequence ATGACCGCCCCGCCCGTGATCCACCCGTCCCGGCTGCCGTGGCTCACCGCCCTCGACTACACAGGGCGAGCCGGTCACGACGAGGAGATGCGCAGGTCCACCGCCTACCGGCGGGCGATGCGCCGCGACCCGCAGGTCATGGGTGCCATAGCGGAGCGCTTGGGCGCTGACCCGTGCCTGACCGTGGCCGACGTCCGCTCGGCGTTCACCGCAGCCGGCGTCGAGCTGGAGCCCGGTGAGGATCACCTCGTGGTCGACACGTTCGACGAGATCCGCATCCCGCTCGTGGCCCGCTTCACTGCGGATCTGGCCATCCAGCGGGCAGAGCGGACGCGGGACCGGTGGACAGGCACACGGCGGCAGCACGCAGCGTGGCGCAAGGCCCGATGGATAGGCGGCGCCCTGTGA
- a CDS encoding helix-turn-helix domain-containing protein, whose protein sequence is MIGNPALLKPHEARARLRVSDTTLVRYARQGLISAKRLPGGQRRYIAETVDALLDQSTPTAP, encoded by the coding sequence ATGATCGGCAACCCCGCGCTCCTCAAGCCCCACGAAGCCCGCGCACGCCTGCGCGTCAGCGACACCACCCTCGTTCGCTACGCCAGGCAGGGCCTGATCAGCGCCAAGCGCCTCCCCGGCGGCCAGCGGCGCTACATCGCCGAGACCGTCGATGCCCTCCTCGACCAGTCCACCCCCACCGCCCCCTGA
- a CDS encoding DUF222 domain-containing protein — protein sequence MSDRTRCAGTGTYRVQTAEEEPADLPDVNDLVAELAKDDPLTVTNDELAQLVVDAHQIANAAAARWLALVDEFDQRERWAIDGPAPTLARWLQQECRLTAREAGDVHRLVRALRVLPVTAKTFRAGQISMAHVRAIAPAAEGDEKDARQADPILARSSRWMHPGQVSNVVKTWRRVRAEGPALPAEGSERG from the coding sequence ATGTCTGACCGCACACGCTGCGCCGGCACCGGGACCTACCGAGTCCAGACCGCAGAGGAAGAACCAGCCGACCTGCCCGACGTTAACGACCTGGTCGCCGAGCTCGCCAAAGACGACCCCCTCACCGTCACGAACGACGAACTCGCGCAGCTCGTCGTCGACGCCCACCAGATCGCCAACGCCGCCGCGGCCCGCTGGCTCGCGCTCGTCGACGAGTTCGACCAACGGGAACGGTGGGCCATCGACGGGCCTGCGCCGACGCTCGCCCGCTGGCTCCAGCAGGAATGCCGCCTCACTGCCCGCGAGGCCGGGGACGTGCACCGCCTCGTCCGGGCGCTGCGTGTTCTCCCCGTCACCGCGAAGACGTTCCGGGCCGGTCAGATCAGCATGGCTCATGTCCGCGCGATCGCCCCCGCCGCGGAAGGCGACGAGAAGGACGCCCGGCAGGCCGATCCGATCCTCGCCCGGTCTTCGCGGTGGATGCACCCGGGCCAGGTCAGCAACGTTGTGAAGACCTGGCGCCGGGTGCGGGCCGAGGGCCCGGCCCTTCCCGCCGAGGGGAGCGAGCGTGGCTGA